In a genomic window of Pontibacter liquoris:
- a CDS encoding murein L,D-transpeptidase catalytic domain family protein: protein MRKPSVSRRRSRKMTRRLLPLFAPLVLSPVVTPLTSTSARPGNKELKERVSNYKVLQFDQVAYSLYQQMGLQEQGLRFDVFDKALAGYYNMRRDGTASDKPIITIVDFAKSSVQKRLWVLDLEKKEVLFNTYVAHGRGSGENFAEHFSNQNESYMSSIGFYVTNDTYIGKHGLSLRLDGKDKGFNTNALDRCIVMHGAEYASGEFIQQAGRLGRSLGCPAIPMEHHEEIINTVEGGTVLYVHAANDAYTSHYLDHVTALTELVKEASPNIPG, encoded by the coding sequence ATGAGAAAGCCAAGCGTAAGCCGCCGAAGAAGCAGGAAAATGACCAGGAGGTTATTGCCCCTGTTCGCCCCGCTTGTGTTGTCGCCAGTGGTTACCCCGCTAACCTCCACTTCCGCCAGGCCTGGTAATAAAGAGCTTAAAGAGCGTGTCTCCAACTATAAAGTATTGCAGTTCGATCAGGTAGCCTATAGCCTTTACCAGCAAATGGGGTTACAGGAGCAGGGTCTCCGCTTCGATGTGTTTGATAAGGCCCTGGCCGGGTATTATAACATGCGCCGGGATGGTACTGCATCCGATAAACCCATTATCACGATCGTGGATTTTGCAAAATCATCGGTGCAGAAAAGGCTCTGGGTGCTGGACCTGGAGAAAAAGGAAGTGCTGTTTAACACGTATGTCGCTCACGGGCGCGGTTCGGGCGAGAACTTTGCCGAGCACTTCTCTAACCAGAACGAATCTTATATGAGCAGCATCGGCTTTTATGTGACCAACGATACCTATATTGGCAAGCATGGCCTGTCGCTGCGCCTCGATGGTAAGGACAAAGGCTTTAACACCAACGCGCTGGACCGTTGTATTGTGATGCACGGCGCCGAATATGCTTCCGGCGAATTTATTCAGCAGGCAGGTCGTTTGGGCCGAAGCCTGGGATGCCCGGCCATTCCGATGGAGCATCATGAGGAGATCATCAACACCGTGGAAGGAGGAACCGTGCTGTACGTACATGCCGCAAACGATGCCTATACTTCGCATTACCTCGACCATGTAACCGCGCTGACCGAGCTGGTGAAAGAAGCCAGTCCCAATATTCCGGGGTAA
- a CDS encoding M23 family metallopeptidase produces MNATKKCSFILYALLLFLLANCGGKKTLQGVFQKQTPYQRYAAKLKQADLDKTALGEAWLQAGQKALTDSITITLPFKETGYFAADNPKALSYRIAAQRGERIVISLEVKARETMQLFIDLFEAPGSPTEEPDLVASADTTGIFLSYEVEDDLPHIVRVQPELLRSGQYTITIQAEPTLAFPVPGKTSRNIDSVWGDPRDGGARRHEGVDIFAKRGTPALAAAPGIVTRVSITPIGGKVVWVSDLHRGQNLYYAHLDSQLVQPGQRVQVGDTLGLIGNTGNAITTKPHLHFGIYRSGHGATNPYPYLREETAPVPPIKVAANVLGNWVRVSAQTAHVRLQPSTGSAIYHTLPRNTPLLVTGATADWYKVLLPNNSEAYIAARLVEAVTRPVTYVQLPVETALLEAAHPGAAAKESIAAGNKVAVLGTYSQYELVRNEAGEVGWIDAPKAAEAR; encoded by the coding sequence ATGAACGCTACAAAGAAGTGCTCCTTTATACTTTATGCCCTATTGCTTTTTTTGCTGGCCAACTGCGGTGGCAAGAAAACCCTGCAAGGTGTTTTTCAGAAACAGACACCCTACCAGCGGTATGCCGCCAAACTGAAACAGGCCGACCTGGACAAGACCGCCCTGGGCGAGGCATGGCTGCAAGCCGGCCAAAAAGCCCTGACCGATTCTATCACCATCACCCTGCCGTTTAAAGAAACCGGCTATTTCGCGGCCGATAATCCTAAAGCATTGAGTTACCGTATTGCGGCCCAGCGCGGAGAGCGTATTGTAATAAGCCTGGAGGTGAAAGCCCGCGAAACCATGCAGCTGTTCATCGATCTGTTTGAAGCACCCGGCAGCCCCACCGAAGAGCCGGACCTGGTCGCCTCAGCCGACACGACCGGCATCTTTCTCTCCTACGAGGTAGAAGATGACCTGCCCCATATTGTGCGCGTGCAACCTGAGCTGCTCCGCAGCGGCCAGTATACTATAACCATTCAGGCAGAACCCACGCTGGCCTTCCCGGTACCGGGCAAAACCAGCCGCAACATCGACAGCGTGTGGGGCGACCCGCGGGATGGCGGCGCCCGCAGGCATGAGGGCGTGGATATTTTTGCCAAACGCGGCACCCCCGCCCTCGCGGCCGCTCCGGGCATTGTAACCCGCGTCAGCATTACCCCAATCGGAGGCAAGGTAGTATGGGTATCGGACCTGCACCGGGGCCAGAACCTATACTACGCCCACCTCGACAGCCAACTGGTGCAACCCGGCCAGCGCGTGCAGGTAGGCGACACGCTGGGCCTGATCGGCAATACCGGCAATGCCATTACCACCAAGCCGCACCTGCACTTTGGTATTTACCGTTCCGGCCACGGGGCTACTAACCCCTACCCTTACCTGCGCGAGGAAACAGCCCCGGTGCCGCCAATTAAAGTGGCGGCCAATGTACTGGGCAATTGGGTACGGGTGTCGGCCCAAACGGCCCATGTGCGGCTGCAGCCCTCCACGGGTTCGGCCATTTATCATACCTTGCCCCGCAACACGCCTTTACTCGTAACAGGCGCCACCGCCGATTGGTATAAAGTGCTGCTGCCCAACAACTCAGAAGCCTATATTGCTGCCCGCTTGGTAGAAGCTGTTACCCGCCCGGTAACCTACGTACAATTGCCCGTGGAAACGGCCTTGTTGGAGGCCGCCCACCCGGGTGCCGCCGCCAAAGAAAGTATAGCCGCCGGCAACAAAGTGGCCGTGCTGGGCACCTACAGCCAGTATGAACTGGTGCGCAACGAGGCCGGCGAAGTAGGCTGGATCGATGCGCCAAAGGCTGCCGAAGCCCGCTAA
- a CDS encoding PASTA domain-containing protein → MFRARSFLDVIKHLLIMAVLVTALIFGFFYLYLPATTNHGESISVPKIAGMQLPDAEALLEDQNLRYYVNDSSFNSNLKPFTILTQDPAPGAKVKEDRKIYISVNMKNPPMIKMPKLIDGSVKNAELILKSYDLKKGKITYVPDLQQNAVLKQFVSGKEVKPGELIPKGSVVDLHVGDGLGNTEFEVPKVVGMPVDEASVLLVGQGLQIGTIIYVPGSEEPEGTVVKQRPFADVNAKIRVGELVDLWVAGEEPVQGIE, encoded by the coding sequence ATGTTCAGAGCAAGATCTTTTTTAGATGTGATAAAACATCTGCTGATAATGGCAGTGCTGGTAACGGCCCTGATCTTCGGCTTTTTTTACCTCTACCTGCCGGCTACCACCAACCACGGCGAAAGCATTTCGGTGCCTAAAATTGCGGGCATGCAGTTGCCCGATGCCGAAGCGTTGCTGGAAGACCAGAACCTGCGCTACTATGTGAACGATTCGAGCTTTAACTCTAACCTGAAGCCCTTTACCATCCTCACGCAGGATCCGGCGCCGGGCGCCAAGGTAAAGGAAGACCGCAAGATCTACATCAGCGTGAACATGAAGAACCCGCCGATGATCAAGATGCCGAAGCTTATTGATGGTTCAGTAAAAAATGCCGAGCTGATCCTGAAAAGCTACGACCTGAAAAAAGGCAAGATCACTTACGTGCCGGACCTGCAACAGAATGCAGTGCTGAAGCAGTTTGTGAGCGGCAAAGAAGTGAAGCCCGGCGAGCTGATCCCCAAAGGTTCGGTGGTAGACCTGCATGTGGGCGATGGCCTGGGCAACACCGAGTTTGAAGTGCCCAAAGTAGTAGGCATGCCGGTAGATGAAGCCTCGGTATTGCTGGTAGGGCAGGGGCTGCAGATCGGCACTATTATTTATGTGCCGGGCAGCGAAGAGCCGGAAGGCACCGTGGTGAAACAGCGCCCGTTTGCTGATGTGAACGCCAAGATACGGGTAGGCGAACTGGTAGATCTGTGGGTTGCTGGCGAGGAGCCGGTGCAGGGGATAGAGTAA
- a CDS encoding D-alanine--D-alanine ligase family protein codes for MRIGIIFGGPSREREISFAGGRTVYDNLDKALFEAVPVFVDSLGNFILLDWQYIYKGTIRDFYPPVEALPETEHGLQIYLESLGELSIEEQDRIIAKAGKRLQPNEFRQHFDFAFLALHGPYGEDGSIQGLLEWYHMPYSGSGILPSAIGIDKAAQKEMLRQHGFPTPDYRTVSFNEWQEQTGRQQLFDSLVADLGLPLVLKAPHQGSSIGVSIVKEHDFATFEAGMDRSFFTKTIYKAQWLALGEEKQLASIKQLVDIREGIGMPVLLENGTIIYHPEELFNHINHTFNSSATDTIKLINVEHEQQVLVEAFIQGKEFSCIVVQDENGNALALPPTEIVKGSEVFDYRSKYLPGLSRKITPINLPAEDIQRIRQATSKLFKAFAFNVYARLDGFITESGEIFLNDPNTTSGMLPSSFFFHQAAEIGLNPSQFLTYIIRTSVAERLKSGKDTVKLARLLDKLDNAIRDEQAHRHDKTRVGVIMGGYSSERHISVESGRNIYEKLSSSVKYEPLPIFLTGSNEEHRLYTIPVNIMLKDNADDIKEKILHFEHGGKPHPVLAQIMQEAESITRKYTGHALQEPQRITYAQLQNLVDAVFIALHGRPGEDGAMQLELEKLHIPYNGSGIRSSQITINKYETNEILARHGVSVAKHAMALKEDWQQDKEAFFQSIERAFAYPFIAKPADDGCSSAVKKIKNRAELEAFTTLIFREMEELDPACARTLSLGFKEEFPNKAGFLVEELISKNGAKHFLEVTGGLLTRYAPDGTVSYEVFEASEALAEGEVLSLEEKFLAGEGQNITPARYATDPVQRQKISDKVKEDLRRVAQILNIEGYARIDAFVRVFENNEVETIIIEVNSLPGMTPATCIFHQTAINGYKPYEFINRILQFGIERNRMKVME; via the coding sequence ATGAGAATAGGAATAATTTTCGGTGGGCCTTCGCGCGAACGGGAGATCTCGTTTGCAGGGGGCCGTACGGTTTACGATAACTTAGACAAAGCCCTGTTCGAGGCCGTTCCGGTGTTTGTGGACAGCCTGGGCAACTTTATACTGCTCGATTGGCAGTACATTTACAAAGGCACAATCCGCGATTTTTACCCGCCGGTGGAGGCGCTGCCCGAAACGGAGCACGGCCTGCAGATCTACCTCGAATCACTGGGCGAGCTAAGTATAGAAGAGCAGGACAGGATCATTGCCAAGGCTGGCAAACGCCTGCAGCCCAATGAGTTTCGGCAGCATTTTGATTTTGCCTTCCTGGCGCTGCATGGCCCTTACGGCGAAGATGGCAGCATCCAGGGCCTACTGGAGTGGTACCATATGCCGTACTCCGGCTCGGGCATTCTGCCTTCGGCCATTGGCATCGATAAAGCGGCGCAGAAAGAAATGCTCCGCCAGCACGGCTTCCCGACGCCCGATTACCGCACCGTATCCTTTAACGAGTGGCAGGAGCAGACTGGCCGCCAGCAGCTGTTCGACAGCCTGGTAGCTGATCTGGGGTTGCCGCTAGTACTGAAAGCCCCGCACCAGGGCTCTTCCATTGGCGTTTCCATCGTAAAGGAGCATGATTTTGCCACGTTTGAGGCAGGCATGGACCGCAGTTTCTTTACCAAGACCATTTATAAAGCCCAGTGGCTGGCTCTGGGTGAGGAGAAGCAACTGGCAAGTATAAAACAGCTGGTGGATATCCGCGAAGGGATCGGTATGCCGGTGCTGCTGGAAAACGGCACCATCATCTATCATCCGGAGGAGTTATTCAATCACATCAACCATACATTTAACAGCTCCGCCACCGATACCATCAAGCTCATCAACGTGGAGCACGAGCAGCAGGTACTGGTCGAGGCCTTTATTCAGGGCAAGGAGTTTTCGTGCATTGTGGTGCAGGATGAAAATGGCAATGCGCTGGCCTTGCCGCCTACCGAGATTGTGAAAGGCAGCGAAGTATTCGATTACCGCTCCAAGTACCTGCCCGGCCTGAGCCGTAAGATCACGCCGATCAACCTGCCGGCTGAAGACATTCAGCGCATACGTCAAGCAACGAGCAAGCTCTTCAAGGCTTTTGCCTTTAATGTGTATGCCCGTCTGGATGGGTTTATTACAGAAAGCGGCGAGATCTTCCTCAACGACCCGAACACTACTTCGGGCATGTTGCCCTCGTCGTTCTTCTTCCACCAGGCTGCTGAGATCGGCCTGAACCCTTCGCAGTTCCTGACCTACATTATCCGTACCTCGGTGGCAGAACGCCTCAAATCGGGGAAAGATACCGTGAAGCTGGCGCGCCTGCTGGACAAGCTCGACAATGCCATCCGCGATGAGCAGGCCCACCGCCATGACAAGACGCGCGTGGGTGTGATCATGGGCGGCTACTCTTCCGAGCGCCACATATCGGTAGAGAGCGGCCGTAATATTTACGAAAAGCTTTCGTCGTCTGTCAAGTATGAGCCGCTGCCTATTTTCCTGACCGGTAGCAACGAAGAGCATCGCCTGTATACCATTCCGGTAAACATCATGCTCAAAGACAATGCCGACGACATCAAGGAAAAGATACTGCACTTTGAGCATGGCGGCAAGCCGCACCCGGTGCTGGCCCAAATCATGCAGGAGGCCGAAAGCATTACGCGAAAGTATACGGGCCATGCCCTGCAGGAGCCGCAGCGTATTACGTATGCGCAGCTCCAGAACCTGGTCGATGCCGTGTTTATTGCCCTGCACGGCCGCCCCGGAGAAGATGGCGCCATGCAACTGGAACTTGAGAAGCTGCACATTCCGTACAACGGCTCGGGTATCCGCTCCTCGCAGATCACCATCAACAAGTATGAAACCAACGAGATCCTGGCCCGACATGGCGTATCGGTAGCAAAGCATGCCATGGCGCTGAAAGAAGACTGGCAGCAGGACAAAGAAGCCTTTTTCCAAAGTATAGAACGCGCTTTTGCTTATCCGTTCATTGCCAAGCCAGCCGACGACGGCTGCAGCTCTGCCGTGAAAAAGATCAAGAACCGCGCAGAACTCGAGGCTTTTACCACGCTGATCTTCCGGGAAATGGAAGAACTTGACCCGGCCTGTGCCCGTACCTTGTCGCTGGGCTTTAAAGAGGAATTCCCGAATAAGGCTGGTTTCTTAGTGGAGGAGCTGATCTCGAAGAATGGCGCCAAGCACTTTCTGGAAGTAACAGGCGGCCTTTTGACCAGGTATGCCCCGGATGGCACGGTAAGCTACGAGGTGTTTGAAGCATCGGAAGCCCTGGCCGAAGGCGAAGTGCTGTCGCTGGAAGAGAAGTTCCTGGCCGGCGAAGGGCAGAACATTACGCCCGCCCGCTACGCCACCGACCCGGTGCAGCGTCAGAAAATATCCGACAAGGTAAAAGAAGACCTGCGGCGGGTGGCCCAGATCCTCAACATTGAAGGCTATGCGCGCATCGATGCGTTTGTACGGGTGTTTGAAAACAACGAAGTAGAGACCATCATCATCGAGGTGAACTCGCTGCCTGGCATGACGCCGGCTACCTGCATTTTCCACCAGACGGCTATCAACGGGTATAAACCTTACGAGTTTATTAACCGCATTCTGCAGTTCGGCATCGAGCGCAATCGCATGAAGGTGATGGAGTAA
- a CDS encoding phosphoglycerate kinase, whose translation MRTIDQYNFAGKKALVRVDFNVPLDEHNRITDDTRIRAVVPTIRKILGDGGAVILMSHLGRPKNGPEEKYSLKHLVDRLSDEFDTVVRFAPDCTGPEAAAIAKDLKPRDILLLENLRFHKEEEKGDPAFAKELASLGDVYVNDAFGTAHRAHASTAIIADYFPHDKMMGYVMQAELENARRVLDNVERPYTAIMGGAKISDKILIIEKLMDKVDYLLIGGGMSYTFVKADGGNIGSSLVEEDKVALAARLIAMAREKGVTLMIPVDSVIADEFSNDANVDIKLSHHIPPLWMGLDIGPDARETYADVIRNSKTILWNGPMGVFEMSNFSVGTEAIADAVVDATLRGAYSLIGGGDSAAAVNQLGYADRVSYVSTGGGALLEYMEGKTLPGVAALEE comes from the coding sequence ATGAGAACCATAGACCAGTATAACTTTGCCGGCAAAAAAGCCTTGGTGCGCGTGGACTTCAATGTGCCGCTCGATGAGCACAACCGCATCACAGACGACACCCGCATCCGGGCCGTAGTGCCTACCATCCGTAAAATTCTGGGCGATGGCGGTGCCGTGATCCTGATGTCGCACCTGGGCCGCCCCAAGAATGGGCCGGAAGAGAAATACTCGCTCAAGCACCTGGTAGACCGCCTGTCGGATGAGTTTGACACTGTTGTGCGCTTTGCACCCGATTGCACCGGCCCCGAAGCGGCCGCCATTGCCAAGGACCTCAAACCCCGCGACATCCTGTTACTGGAGAACCTGCGCTTCCATAAAGAAGAGGAAAAAGGCGATCCGGCCTTTGCCAAAGAACTCGCCAGCCTAGGCGATGTGTACGTGAACGACGCCTTTGGCACCGCTCACCGCGCGCATGCTTCCACTGCTATCATTGCCGACTACTTCCCTCATGATAAAATGATGGGCTATGTGATGCAGGCCGAACTCGAGAATGCCCGACGCGTGCTCGACAACGTGGAGCGCCCTTACACCGCCATTATGGGCGGCGCAAAAATATCGGACAAGATCCTCATCATCGAAAAGCTGATGGACAAGGTGGATTACCTGCTCATTGGCGGTGGCATGTCGTATACCTTTGTGAAAGCCGACGGGGGTAATATCGGCTCCTCGCTGGTGGAAGAAGACAAAGTGGCCCTGGCAGCGCGCCTGATCGCGATGGCCCGTGAAAAGGGCGTGACCCTGATGATCCCGGTAGACTCGGTGATTGCCGATGAGTTTAGCAACGATGCCAACGTGGATATAAAGTTAAGCCACCACATTCCGCCGCTTTGGATGGGACTGGACATTGGCCCCGATGCCCGCGAAACATATGCCGACGTGATCCGCAACTCTAAAACCATCCTGTGGAACGGCCCGATGGGCGTGTTCGAAATGTCGAACTTCTCGGTGGGCACCGAGGCGATTGCCGATGCCGTGGTAGATGCCACCCTGCGGGGCGCCTACTCGCTGATAGGTGGCGGCGACTCTGCTGCGGCCGTAAACCAGCTGGGCTATGCCGACCGCGTGTCCTACGTTTCGACCGGTGGTGGCGCTTTGCTGGAGTATATGGAAGGTAAAACCCTGCCCGGCGTAGCTGCCCTGGAAGAGTAG
- a CDS encoding T9SS type A sorting domain-containing protein, with protein sequence MKKLALILCMLLAGAGARAQAVLQPLQQETRQPQAPVPLRKAAAALALPFFDDFASSAVAPDQSRWQTGGAVYINNRYAVEPVTKNVASFDGLNAHGQPYAPGSVAAGPSDTLTSQPIQLGGLSAADSVYLSFYWQSGGLGDVPDKTTSNLVYLQLEFKDASGTWQQAWRQPGIGETSGFNQVFIGIKEAKYFHNAFQFRLRSVGVRNGLADTWNVDYVELGKNRRKGQNTTRDIAISQSISRLLQQYTAMPYRQFLERPEAALAPEVKATINNLGGLPGAISWRGYIRKLSQAGTDTFLRAQGLVPGDARQYAVAGTPRMENLSLKANPFTLVHGLILQTKEQNPLQRANDSTARKTEFSDYFAYDDGTAEAGFSFVGTGNTQVAMRFDLSRPDQVRAFRVYFPRVAQDLSKTSLTFKLWDDANGKPGRLLHQQSFRIQYSDSLNTFYEVALTQPIQVSGSSFYIGWSQPGNLFVNMGFDRNETDAGSHRLLFSGFNDWQQDTVLAGAVMLRPVMTGEALGVKEDLEAARFKVYPNPSTGTVHLEGEYQSLVVYDVTGRQVYRHTYTGNKEPLQLGKLAPGLYTLRITTRASIITKKLILTGL encoded by the coding sequence ATGAAAAAGCTGGCGCTTATACTTTGTATGCTATTAGCTGGGGCTGGAGCCAGGGCGCAGGCCGTGCTGCAGCCGCTGCAGCAGGAAACGCGCCAGCCACAAGCGCCCGTGCCGTTGCGCAAGGCTGCCGCCGCGCTGGCATTGCCTTTCTTCGATGATTTTGCTTCTTCGGCGGTAGCGCCCGACCAAAGCCGCTGGCAGACCGGCGGTGCCGTGTACATCAACAACCGCTATGCCGTAGAACCGGTCACTAAAAATGTCGCTTCTTTTGATGGCCTTAATGCCCACGGGCAGCCTTACGCGCCCGGTTCGGTGGCAGCGGGGCCTTCTGATACGCTCACTTCGCAACCTATACAGCTGGGCGGCCTCTCGGCTGCCGACTCGGTTTACCTGAGCTTTTACTGGCAGTCGGGTGGCCTGGGCGACGTGCCCGATAAAACCACCAGCAACCTGGTATACCTGCAACTCGAGTTCAAAGACGCGTCCGGTACCTGGCAGCAAGCCTGGCGGCAGCCGGGCATTGGCGAGACATCGGGCTTTAACCAGGTGTTTATAGGTATAAAAGAAGCAAAGTACTTTCATAATGCCTTCCAGTTCCGGCTTCGCAGTGTAGGCGTGCGCAACGGCCTGGCCGATACCTGGAATGTAGACTACGTGGAGCTAGGCAAGAACCGGCGCAAAGGCCAGAACACTACCCGCGATATTGCCATCAGCCAAAGTATAAGCCGGCTGTTGCAGCAGTACACGGCCATGCCCTACCGGCAGTTCCTGGAGCGCCCCGAAGCAGCGCTGGCCCCCGAAGTGAAAGCTACCATTAATAATTTGGGCGGCCTGCCCGGGGCGATCAGCTGGCGCGGTTATATCCGGAAGCTAAGCCAGGCAGGAACGGATACGTTTCTGCGGGCGCAAGGGCTGGTGCCGGGCGATGCCCGCCAGTATGCTGTTGCCGGCACGCCGCGCATGGAGAATCTCAGCCTGAAAGCAAATCCGTTTACCTTAGTGCATGGGCTTATATTGCAGACGAAGGAGCAGAACCCATTGCAACGGGCCAACGACAGCACAGCGCGCAAAACTGAATTCTCCGATTACTTTGCCTACGACGACGGAACAGCCGAAGCGGGCTTTAGCTTTGTGGGCACCGGCAACACGCAGGTTGCCATGCGCTTCGACCTGAGCCGCCCCGATCAGGTGCGCGCCTTTCGGGTATACTTCCCCAGGGTAGCCCAGGACCTAAGCAAAACAAGCCTTACCTTTAAGCTTTGGGATGACGCTAACGGGAAGCCCGGCCGCCTGTTGCACCAGCAAAGTTTCCGGATACAGTATAGCGATTCGCTCAACACGTTTTACGAAGTAGCCCTGACGCAGCCAATCCAGGTGAGTGGCAGTAGCTTTTACATCGGCTGGTCGCAGCCCGGTAACCTGTTCGTGAACATGGGTTTCGACCGGAATGAAACGGATGCCGGCAGCCATCGCCTGCTATTTTCGGGGTTTAACGACTGGCAGCAGGATACCGTGTTGGCAGGAGCCGTGATGCTGCGCCCCGTAATGACGGGCGAGGCCCTGGGCGTGAAAGAGGACCTGGAAGCGGCCCGCTTTAAAGTATATCCCAACCCTAGTACCGGTACCGTGCACCTGGAAGGCGAATACCAAAGCCTGGTGGTGTACGATGTAACCGGCAGGCAGGTATACCGCCATACCTACACCGGAAACAAGGAACCTTTGCAACTGGGTAAACTGGCACCGGGCCTTTATACTTTACGTATTACTACCAGAGCATCAATAATAACCAAGAAACTTATACTTACAGGACTATGA